One window of the Trifolium pratense cultivar HEN17-A07 linkage group LG2, ARS_RC_1.1, whole genome shotgun sequence genome contains the following:
- the LOC123906459 gene encoding thaumatin-like protein has translation MQLLESITILFIISGCIFYGNVEGHQATFYIHNKCPFPIWPATAPNTGQPIIANGGFYLPSSQTKKIIAPWSWSGRIWARTGCNFASNNWKPSCETGDCDGKLACNGAIGTPPATLVEITLQGDKGKPNFYDVSLVDGYNIPVSVVVPNKNINSKCNIQGCLKDVKNLCPHELEVLNSNGEVVACKSACLAFDLDNFCCRNGYGSPEKCKSNVYSKIFKDACPNYFSYAFDTPTPLVSCGSLEYIITFCPYGWGGAANMLTTEIEDVFDV, from the exons ATGCAGCTACTAGAGTCTATAACAATTTTATTCATAATCTCGGGCTGCATTTTCTATG GGAATGTAGAGGGACATCAAGCAACATTCTATATACACAATAAATGTCCATTTCCAATATGGCCAGCAACAGCACCAAACACTGGTCAACCAATTATAGCAAATGGTGGATTCTACCTTCCTTCAAGCCAAACTAAGAAAATTATAGCACCATGGTCATGGAGTGGTAGAATTTGGGCTAGAACAGGTTGCAATTTTGCTTCAAATAATTGGAAACCATCTTGTGAAACAGGAGATTGTGATGGAAAATTAGCTTGCAATGGAGCTATAGGAACTCCTCCAGCTACATTAGTTGAAATCACACTTCAAGGTGATAAAGGAAAACCAAATTTCTATGATGTTAGTCTCGTTGATGGTTACAATATTCCGGTTTCGGTTGTGGTCCCTAACAAGAACATAAATTCAAAGTGTAACATTCAAGGTTGTTTGAAGGATGTTAAAAATTTGTGTCCTCATGAGCTTGAGGTTTTGAATTCTAATGGAGAAGTTGTGGCATGTAAAAGTGCTTGTTTGGCTTTTGATCTTGATAATTTTTGTTGTAGGAATGGTTATGGAAGTCCTGAGAAGTGTAAGTCAAATGTTTATTCTAAAATATTTAAGGATGCTTGTCCTAATTATTTTAGCTATGCTTTTGATACTCCTACTCCACTTGTGAGTTGTGGATCCTTAGAATATATAATCACATTTTGTCCTTATGGATGGGGTGGTGCTGCTAATATGCTAACAACTGAAATTGAAGATGTATTTGATGTCTGA